The sequence below is a genomic window from Candidatus Nanopelagicales bacterium.
GGCGAGGTCGCCAGGAACCCGTACGACGCCATCCAGTCGTCGTTGAACACCTTCGACAGGTAGCCGCGGCCGCCGTCCGGCAGCAGCACCACCACCACGTCGTCGGGCCCGGCCTTCTCCGCGACCCGCAGCGCGGCCACTACGGCCATCCCGCACGACCCGCCGACGAGCAGCCCCTCCTCGCGCGCCAGCCGTCGCGTCATCTCGAACGAGTCCTTGTCCGATACCGCGATGATCTCGTCGGCCACGGACGGGTCGTACGTCGACGGCCAGAAGTCCTCGCCCACGCCCTCGACCAGGTACGGCCGCCCGGTGCCGCCGGAGTAGACCGACCCCTCCGGATCCGCCCCGATGATGCGCACCCGACCGTCGGAGACGTCCTTCAGGTACCGCCCGGTCCCTGTGATCGTCCCGCCGGTCCCGACCCCCGCGACGAAGTGGGTGATCCGGCCGTCGGTCTGCGCCCACAGCTCGGGACCGGTCGTCTCGTAGTGCGACCGCGGGTTGTCCGGGTTGGAGTACTGGTCCGGCTTCCACGCCCCCGGGATCTCGCGCGCCAGCCGGTCCGACACCGAGTAGTACGACCGCGGGTCCTCGGGATCGACCGCCGTCGGGCACACCACGACCTCGGCCCCGTACGCCTTCAGCACGTTGCGCTTGTCCTCGGACACCTTGTCCGGGCAGACGAACACGCACCGGTACCCCCGCTGCTGCGCCACCAGCGCCAGCCCCACCCCGGTGTTCCCCGACGTCGGCTCGACGATGGTCCCGCCCGGGCCGAGCAGCCCGGACGCCTCCGCCGTCTCGATCATGCGGGTGGCGATGCGGTCCTTCACCGACCCCCCGGGATTGAGGTACTCCACCTTCGCCAGCACGGTCGCGGGCAGCCCCGCGGCAACCGAGCGGAGCCGGACCAGGGGCGTGTCGCCGATCAGGTCGACGACGGACTCGTACACCTGCACGCAGCGGAGCCTACGGGTCAGCAGCCCCGCCGTCCCCACCCCGCCGATGGCTACCCTGCCCCCATGGCCCGACCGGTCGTCACGCTCGCCCCGGGGGTGCACCGCATCCCGACCCTGGGTGACTACATCAACTCCTTCGCCCTCGTCGACGACGACGGCCAGGTCACCCTGGTCGACACCGGCCTGAAGCGGGCCCCCCGCCGGATCGTGGCTGCGCTCGCCGCCCTCGGGAAGCACCCCTCCGACGTCACCCGCATCGTCCTCACCCACGCGCACCTCGACCACGCGGGCGGCGCGGCGCGCATGGTCGCGGACACCCGAGCCAGCGGCGTGGACGTCCACGAGGACGACGCCGACTACATCCGGACGGGCGCCGCACCCCCGGTCGACCGCTCCTCCACCGCAGGGCGGATCTTCTCCCGCCTGCCGGGCCAGGGCTTCGCGGCCGCCCCTGTCGCGGCGGTCCTCCACGACGGGCAGCTGCTCGACGTCGCCGGCGGCCTGCGCGTCGTGCACACCCCGGGCCACACCCCCGGCCACGTCTCGCTGCTGCACGAGCCGACCGGGGTGCTCGTCACCGGCGACTCGATCTTCAACATGCGCAGCCGGATGACCTGGCCGATGTCCGCCGCGTGCACCTCCATTCGCCAGACCCGCGAGACCGCGGCCCGGCTGGCCGACCTCGAGTACGACGTTGCCGCCTTCACCCACGGCCCGGAGATCCGCGACGGCGCCCGGGAGGCCATCCGGGGCTTCCTGCGCCGACGCGCCACGGGCTGACGGCGGCGGCGGAGCCCCCTCGTGCTGCACCGACGGCAGCTCTCGTACGGCACGGCCGGCCTGCTCGGGTTCTCCGCAGCGGCCGTCGGCGTGCTGGCCGCGCAGGCCGTCGCCGCCCGGCGCACCATCGGACCGCGCCGCACCGTGCCGCCGTACCACGACGGCCGCTACCTGCCCCGCGACGGCGCCCGCGGCGGCACCTCCATCCGGATCGCCGTCCTCGGCGACTCCGGAGCCGCCGGCCTCGGCGTGGACCACGCCGCCGAGACGATGGGGGCCGTCATCGCGCACGGTGTCGCCGACGCGCTGCGGCGCCCGGTCGTCCTCACCAACCACGCCGTCGTCGGCGCCCAGACCAAGGACCTCGACGCGCAGATCGACCGGGCGCTGACCGCCTACCCGCAGGTCGCCGTGATCATGGTGGGGGCCAACGACGTCACCCACCTCGTCCCGGTGGCCCTGTCCGCCCGCCGGCTCGAGGCCGCGGTCGCCCGGCTGCGGGCCGCGGGAGCCCAGGTGGTCATGGGCACCTGCCCCGACCTCGGCACGGTGCGACCCATCTCCCCGCCGCTGCGCCAACTGATGCGCCGCTACTCCCGGCGCCTCGCCGCCCGGCAGGGCGGGGCCACCCTCGCCGCCGGCGGCCGGCCGGTGCTTCTCGGCGACCTGATCGGGCCGGAGTTCGACGCCTATCCCGAGGTCATGTTCTCCGTCGACCGCTTCCACCCGTCGGCCGACGGGTACGCCGCGGCCGCCCAGGCGCTGCTGCCGGAGGTCATCGCGGCACTGCGCCGGGGACCGACCGGCGGCATGCTGCCCGAGGCGTACGTACCACCCGCGCCCCGGTAGCGGCCCGCCTCGGGGCTCACAGCGCCAGCCGCAGCGCGCGGCAGTCCTCCGCCGCCTGCGCGAGAACCCCCCGCACGGTCTCGTCGTCGGCCCGGCCCGCCGCCACCACCAGGTCCGTTCCCGTCACCGCCACCAGGTCGGCGGCCGCGGCGTCCGCCAGCACCGGGACCTCCCGGGCCCGCGCCGGCCGGCCCGCCGCGGCGGCCTCCAGCGCCTCCGCGGCGTCCGCCAGCCGCTGCGCCAGCGCCCGCGCCGCCAGTGCCCGGGACTCGTACGGAGGCAGCGCCGCGGCCAGTCGGGCCAACGGCATCCCGCGCAGCCGGTCGGCCACCCGGGCCACCTCGCGGGCCAGCCGCTCGACCGGGTCGGTCGGGTCCGGGGCGCCCCACATGACGGCGAGGCTAGCGGCGGGGGCCCGAAGTCCCGCGGCGGAGTGACGGACGGGCTATCGCGCCCGCGGGACCGACGGCTACGGTGGGGGCACCCACGGCGACAGGTCGAGAGGAGCCCGCCGATGACACTCCACCACTCCGAAGAGACCCACCGTCAGCTCGTCGACCGAGTACCCGGAGCCACCGGTCGCGAGCTGCAGGAGTGGTTCCGGATCCTCGAGGAGGGCCCCGCGTTCTCGCGCTTCGACGAGCGCGTGCACTGGCTGCAGGACGACTACGCGCTGTCGCACGGCCAGGCGACGGCGATCGTGCACGAGTACGACAAGACCCGCGCCGCCCGCAAGCTGGCCTGACGGATCCCGCAACGACCAGGGCCGCCGCCTCCCGGAGGAGGACGGCGGCCCTGCTGTCGTTCTGCGGCCGGGCGGATGACCCGACCGGGCGGTCAGTGGCGCCCGAAGATCAGTTCCGGCTGAGGATGGACAGCAGCCGCAGGATCTCCAGGTACAGCCAGATCAGCGTGACCAGCAGGCCGAAGGCCATCCGCCACGACTCCCGCTCCGGCAGCCCCATCGCGATGCCCTGCTTGATGGCCTCGAAGTCCAGCGCCAGGCTGAACGAGGCGAGCAGCACGCCGAAGGCGCACAGGATCAGGCCCCAGCCGCTGACCCCGTAGAAGCCCCAGCCGCCGCCGACGCCGAACAGCGCGGCCACCAGCGACGCCAGGCCGATGACGAGGTACGAGACCATCGCCACGATCATGACCTTCACGAACGTGCCGTTCACCCGGATGATCCGGGTGCTGTACAGCAGCAGCATCACGCCGAACGCGGTGAACGTGCCGATCACCGCCTGCTGGACCAGGCCGTAGTAGTCGTTGGCGACGGCCAGCGTGTTGTACCAGTAGCTGATCCCGCCGAGCATCACGCCCTGGACCAGCGAGTACACCAGCACCAGCGCCGGGGACACCGACTTCTTGAACGCGTTCACCAGGCCGAGCACCAGGCCGATCACGGCGGCGCCGATCCAGATGTAAGGCATCGACTCGGCGGTGTTCCAGCCGAAGACCGCGCCGATCACGACCAGGACGAACGCGATCCCGGTCTTCACGATCACGTCGCCGAGGGTCACGCGGGCGCCCGCCTGCGGGCCCGCGACCATCTGGTGCAGCTGGTCGGCGGTCACGGTGTCGCTCACGGCAGCGCCAGAGGTCGCCTGGGCCACCGCGGACCGGCCCTCGTCGTAGGCGAACCCGGCACCGCCCGGGGCGGTGGTGCCCTCCTGGCCGATCCGGGCCAGGATCGGGTTGGTCGTCTGCATCGAGTCGTGCTCCTCGTGGTCGGGGCCGCGAACGTCGCGGCCTCACGTCCAACGGTAACCCACGAACCAGGATTCCCCGATCCGAACAGTCCCGTCAGCCGGTCGAGTGCCCCCGGGGGGATTCGAACCCCCACCACGGGCTGTTTAAGAGCCCTGCCTCTCACCAGTTGGGCTACGGGGGCCCGACTGCTGGACCGTCCGCCCGACGTTGCGCCCACGGTACGTGGGCGTCGTCGCGTGGCAGTTGGGACACAGCAGACGGAGGTTGCGCAGGCGATTATCCCAACGGTCTCCGTTGATGTGATCCAACTCCAAGGGAATGGGTTGCGCCGCCCACCGATCCCGTCCACACATCGCACACGCAGCAGCGAAAACCCCCTCCTCGACCAGTCGGCGGCGAAGCTTGGCCGTGCTCACCAGCCGACCCGCCACCAGGAGCTCGCTCAGCGGTGCGCGGGCCCGAGGCGTGGGTTCATCGCCCAGGTCGTCCACGAGGGCGATGCCCAGGTGGGCCAACTGTCGCCTCAGCCGACGCCGATGCACGACCGTCGGGCGCAGCTCCAGCTCGGCCAGCAGCGCCGACAGGTCGGGGCTGCGGGCCGCGGCCGCGCGAACCGTGTCGTCGGGCCGCAGAGCCGACGGACGCACGCGGAGGTGCTCGGCGTCCAGGCCGAGGCGGGCGATCTCTCGCCGGACCGTCTCGTAGTTGCCGCCGCGCGGCACCAGGCCGAGGGCGGTGCAGACCTCGCGCATCGTGCGGGAGGCGGCGACGGCCTCCCGGAGCTGGTCGTCGGTGTAGCGGCGGCGGGTCACGTCCCGGGACGCTATCGGCGGGGTCGGACGGCAGGCGTCCGCCGTCCACAGGCCCCAGCCCCCCGGCCGCGCCCCGGGCGGTCGACGACCGGGAGGGACCTACAGGTAGGTCTGGCGGGGATGGATCGCGTGCGCGCCGACGACCCGGTCCAGGAACAGGAACCCGTCGAGGTGGTCCAGCTCGTGCTGCAGCGCACGGGCCTCGAAGGCGTCGGTCGCCAGCACGACCTCCTCCCCCGTTCCCGGCAGCCAGCCTCGGACCGTGAGCCGGGTGGCCCGCTTCACGTCCCCGGTGAAGTCCGGGACGGACATGCAGCCCTCCCGGGCCCGCTCGTTGCGCGAGGCGGCCTCGACCCGGGCGTTCACCAGGACGTACTCGCCGTGGGAGATCCGGGTCTTCGGGTGCCGGCTGACGTCGAGGGAGAACACCCGCAGCCCCACCCCCACCTGGTTGGCGGCCAAACCCACGCAGCCCGGTGACACCCGCATGGTGGCGACCAGGTCGGCGGCCAGCTGCGCCACGACCGGGTCGCGGGGGTCCACCTCCGCGCACGGCGTCGACAGCACGGGCTCCGGGGCGCGGACCACGGGCAGGACGCGGCCCGCCGGCAGGTCCGGCATCCGTACCGGGCCGTCGAGGGGAGTGGTCACAGCACGTCCGGGTCGTGCGGGCGCAGGGTCGCGTCGACGCCGAGCTCGTGCGCGACCTCCGTGACCCGGGCCTGGAGCGCGGCGACGTCCACGTCGGCCGGCACGTCCACCTCGGCGAGCAGCACGTACATCCCGCCCGCCAGCCGCGTGGTCAGGTCCGTGACGTTGCCCCCGACGTCGGCGAGCACCCGGGTCAGCCGCGACACGATCCCCGGGCGGTCACCACCGTGGACCGACAGCAGGTACGCGGGCCCGGCCGCGGCCGGGGACGCCTCCTCCACCGGCACCGGCAACACCGACACCACCAGACCCTGGTCGGACAGCGGCGCCAGTCGCGCCGCCACGTCGTCGGCCGGCACGTCCAGGTCGGCGATCAACGTCCAGGCGAAGTGCCCGCGCAGCAACGTCATCGACGAGTCCTCGAGGTTCCCCCCGAGGTCGGCCACGGCACCGGTGACGTCGGCGATGATGCCGGGTCGGTCATGGCCCAGGACGGTGACGGCGAGCAGGCTCATGGCCCCACCCTAGGTGTCGGCCACCCACGCCCCCGCCAGCATCACCCGCCGCACCTGCAGGTCGGGCGACAGCACCACCAGGTCGGCGCGCTGCCCCGCGGCGAGCCGGCCCCGGTCGCCGTCCAGGCCCAGCACCGCGGCGGGGACCGCCGACGCCATCGCGCTGGCCGAGACCGGGTCGACGCCCACGACGTCCACGACGTACCGGAAGGCGGCGTCCATCGTCAGCGTGCTGCCGGCGATGGCCCCGCCGTCGACCAGCCGCGCCACGCCGTCCGTCACGCGCACGGCCAGCGAGCCCAGCCGGAAGTCGCCGTCGCCGACACCGGCCGCGGCCATCGCGTCCGTGATGAGCGCGACCCGCCCCGCCCCGGCGTGCGCGACCGCGAGGTGGACCACGGCCGGGTGCAGGTGCACCCCGTCGCAGATCAGCTCCACCACGCAGCCCGGGTCGTCCAGCAGCGCCGTGACCGGACCGGGGCTGCGGTGCCCCAGCGGCGGCATCGCGTTGAACAGGTGGGTCGCCACCGACGCCCCCGCCTCCCGCGCGGCCCGGACCGTGCCGTAGTCGGCGTCCGTGTGGCCCACCGCCGCTCGCGCACCCGCCGCGACGACGGCGCGTACGGCGTCCAGGCCGCCGCGCAGCTCCGGGGCCAGCGTCACCATCCCCACCGCCCCGGGGGAGGCGCCGAGCAGGGCCTCCACGTCGTGCGGGTCCGGGTCGCGCAGGAACCGCGGGTCGTGCGCCCCGCGTCGGGCCGGGCTCAACCACGGCCCCTCCAGGTGCACCCCGGCTAGGTCACCGTCGGCCACCAGCTCGGCCAGGTCGCGCACCTGCCGCACCAGCTGGTCCACCGGCG
It includes:
- a CDS encoding cystathionine beta-synthase: MQVYESVVDLIGDTPLVRLRSVAAGLPATVLAKVEYLNPGGSVKDRIATRMIETAEASGLLGPGGTIVEPTSGNTGVGLALVAQQRGYRCVFVCPDKVSEDKRNVLKAYGAEVVVCPTAVDPEDPRSYYSVSDRLAREIPGAWKPDQYSNPDNPRSHYETTGPELWAQTDGRITHFVAGVGTGGTITGTGRYLKDVSDGRVRIIGADPEGSVYSGGTGRPYLVEGVGEDFWPSTYDPSVADEIIAVSDKDSFEMTRRLAREEGLLVGGSCGMAVVAALRVAEKAGPDDVVVVLLPDGGRGYLSKVFNDDWMASYGFLATSPDRTVGDVLRGKTGVLPPFVHTHPQETVREAIDILREYGVSQLPVVRAEPPVMAAEVVGSVVERDLLDALFDGRAHLADAVDKHMSSPLPMIGAGEPVATAVAALQSSDAAIVVEDGKPAGIITRQDVLGYLAG
- a CDS encoding MBL fold metallo-hydrolase, encoding MARPVVTLAPGVHRIPTLGDYINSFALVDDDGQVTLVDTGLKRAPRRIVAALAALGKHPSDVTRIVLTHAHLDHAGGAARMVADTRASGVDVHEDDADYIRTGAAPPVDRSSTAGRIFSRLPGQGFAAAPVAAVLHDGQLLDVAGGLRVVHTPGHTPGHVSLLHEPTGVLVTGDSIFNMRSRMTWPMSAACTSIRQTRETAARLADLEYDVAAFTHGPEIRDGAREAIRGFLRRRATG
- a CDS encoding SGNH/GDSL hydrolase family protein yields the protein MLHRRQLSYGTAGLLGFSAAAVGVLAAQAVAARRTIGPRRTVPPYHDGRYLPRDGARGGTSIRIAVLGDSGAAGLGVDHAAETMGAVIAHGVADALRRPVVLTNHAVVGAQTKDLDAQIDRALTAYPQVAVIMVGANDVTHLVPVALSARRLEAAVARLRAAGAQVVMGTCPDLGTVRPISPPLRQLMRRYSRRLAARQGGATLAAGGRPVLLGDLIGPEFDAYPEVMFSVDRFHPSADGYAAAAQALLPEVIAALRRGPTGGMLPEAYVPPAPR
- a CDS encoding DUF4287 domain-containing protein, with amino-acid sequence MTLHHSEETHRQLVDRVPGATGRELQEWFRILEEGPAFSRFDERVHWLQDDYALSHGQATAIVHEYDKTRAARKLA
- a CDS encoding Bax inhibitor-1/YccA family protein, with protein sequence MQTTNPILARIGQEGTTAPGGAGFAYDEGRSAVAQATSGAAVSDTVTADQLHQMVAGPQAGARVTLGDVIVKTGIAFVLVVIGAVFGWNTAESMPYIWIGAAVIGLVLGLVNAFKKSVSPALVLVYSLVQGVMLGGISYWYNTLAVANDYYGLVQQAVIGTFTAFGVMLLLYSTRIIRVNGTFVKVMIVAMVSYLVIGLASLVAALFGVGGGWGFYGVSGWGLILCAFGVLLASFSLALDFEAIKQGIAMGLPERESWRMAFGLLVTLIWLYLEILRLLSILSRN
- a CDS encoding peptide deformylase, encoding MTTPLDGPVRMPDLPAGRVLPVVRAPEPVLSTPCAEVDPRDPVVAQLAADLVATMRVSPGCVGLAANQVGVGLRVFSLDVSRHPKTRISHGEYVLVNARVEAASRNERAREGCMSVPDFTGDVKRATRLTVRGWLPGTGEEVVLATDAFEARALQHELDHLDGFLFLDRVVGAHAIHPRQTYL
- a CDS encoding ACT domain-containing protein; this translates as MSLLAVTVLGHDRPGIIADVTGAVADLGGNLEDSSMTLLRGHFAWTLIADLDVPADDVAARLAPLSDQGLVVSVLPVPVEEASPAAAGPAYLLSVHGGDRPGIVSRLTRVLADVGGNVTDLTTRLAGGMYVLLAEVDVPADVDVAALQARVTEVAHELGVDATLRPHDPDVL
- the nagA gene encoding N-acetylglucosamine-6-phosphate deacetylase, whose product is MSTLLRADRVVAPDRVLSRGWVAVEDDRIVAVGEGPPTDEAGVIGPAVDLGDAMVVAGFVDIHVHGGGGATFGTGAEQDRRAIAFHRRHGTTTLQASLVSAPVDQLVRQVRDLAELVADGDLAGVHLEGPWLSPARRGAHDPRFLRDPDPHDVEALLGASPGAVGMVTLAPELRGGLDAVRAVVAAGARAAVGHTDADYGTVRAAREAGASVATHLFNAMPPLGHRSPGPVTALLDDPGCVVELICDGVHLHPAVVHLAVAHAGAGRVALITDAMAAAGVGDGDFRLGSLAVRVTDGVARLVDGGAIAGSTLTMDAAFRYVVDVVGVDPVSASAMASAVPAAVLGLDGDRGRLAAGQRADLVVLSPDLQVRRVMLAGAWVADT